Proteins encoded together in one Marinobacter sp. Arc7-DN-1 window:
- a CDS encoding isocitrate/isopropylmalate dehydrogenase family protein, whose amino-acid sequence MAETTRIAVTPGDGIGPEVVAEAVRCLETLRARHSLAIEWTRFPWPSHAWHEEHGESMPRDALEQLQQYDAILLGALGDPGPMDDPDRYLLPDSISLAPLLDMRKGFDQWVCERPARLLPGARQYLADERARDIDMLVIRENSEGEYVSQGGRLRKGTPDEVATQMEVFTRKATDRIIRYGFEQARSRAADRVNEGRTRTFRTLDGRTCESQVCLVTKRNALRYWGDMYTEAFEEISREYPDVAPHHELVDAACMKFVQSPWAFDVVVASNLQGDILTDLAAVLSGGMGVAPSCNLNPTAPDMPSMFEPTHGSAPDIAGQGLADPTAMLFTTARMLEWLGRKDPAIAAAGKELFDAVAADLADNAGTRRGTHEIGAAICKRLSG is encoded by the coding sequence ATGGCCGAAACTACCCGAATCGCAGTCACCCCGGGCGATGGCATTGGCCCTGAAGTGGTGGCCGAGGCTGTGCGTTGCCTGGAAACCCTGCGCGCCAGGCACAGCCTTGCCATTGAGTGGACGCGATTCCCCTGGCCTTCCCATGCCTGGCATGAGGAGCACGGAGAATCCATGCCGCGGGATGCACTGGAACAGTTGCAACAATACGATGCCATTTTGCTGGGTGCCCTGGGCGACCCGGGCCCGATGGATGATCCGGACCGCTACCTGCTGCCCGACAGTATCTCCCTGGCGCCGCTGCTGGATATGCGCAAGGGCTTTGACCAATGGGTCTGCGAGCGTCCCGCGAGGCTGCTGCCCGGTGCCCGCCAGTATCTGGCCGATGAACGCGCCAGGGACATCGACATGCTGGTGATCCGGGAAAACTCCGAAGGGGAATACGTCAGCCAGGGTGGCCGCTTGCGCAAGGGCACTCCCGATGAAGTGGCGACCCAGATGGAGGTATTTACCCGCAAGGCCACCGACCGGATCATCCGGTATGGCTTTGAACAGGCCCGCAGCCGGGCCGCAGACCGGGTGAACGAAGGCCGGACCCGGACTTTCCGCACGCTGGATGGCCGCACCTGCGAAAGCCAGGTATGCCTGGTCACCAAGCGGAATGCCCTGCGCTATTGGGGCGACATGTATACGGAAGCCTTTGAAGAGATCAGCAGGGAATACCCGGATGTGGCGCCCCACCATGAGCTGGTGGATGCCGCCTGCATGAAGTTTGTGCAGAGCCCCTGGGCTTTCGATGTGGTGGTTGCCAGCAACCTGCAGGGCGATATTCTTACCGACCTGGCGGCCGTGCTTTCAGGTGGCATGGGCGTGGCGCCCTCGTGCAACCTGAACCCCACCGCCCCGGACATGCCCTCCATGTTCGAGCCCACACACGGCAGTGCCCCGGACATTGCCGGCCAGGGCCTGGCAGACCCGACCGCCATGCTGTTTACCACGGCCCGCATGCTTGAGTGGCTCGGCCGCAAAGACCCGGCAATTGCTGCCGCAGGCAAGGAGTTGTTCGATGCGGTTGCAGCAGATCTTGCGGACAACGCCGGAACCCGGCGGGGCACCCATGAGATAGGGGCGGCGATCTGCAAGCGCCTGTCTGGGTGA
- a CDS encoding CPXCG motif-containing cysteine-rich protein: MSALDSVLIQCPYCWETLDISVDPSVPEQEYVEDCQVCCRPILLHVAFDEDLTPHLDARAENE, from the coding sequence ATGTCAGCCCTCGACTCAGTGCTCATTCAGTGCCCCTACTGCTGGGAGACGCTGGATATCAGCGTCGACCCGTCGGTGCCTGAACAGGAGTATGTCGAGGACTGCCAGGTCTGCTGCCGGCCGATTCTGTTGCATGTCGCCTTCGATGAAGACCTGACTCCTCACCTAGATGCGCGGGCCGAGAACGAATAA
- a CDS encoding DUF1439 domain-containing protein, with amino-acid sequence MKITPLKGLWALLILALALTSGCASMSPYSISEGELERHLQDVVSEFDRQQLSSGSPLSLSLDDADITLGPDGRDVAVIDLRGQVALNALMAKLPVDIALKVEGAPVYDSTEKAIFIRRLQLLESSIDSPFFKGDLKPVTDTVMRLVAQMLETMPVYRLDEANFAQRMFGMMPVDVRVAPGRLEFVMADE; translated from the coding sequence ATGAAGATAACACCCCTGAAAGGTCTTTGGGCCCTTCTGATTCTGGCGCTGGCACTGACAAGCGGCTGCGCCAGCATGTCACCCTACTCCATTTCCGAAGGCGAGCTGGAGAGGCACCTTCAGGACGTGGTGAGTGAGTTTGACCGCCAGCAATTGAGCAGCGGTTCGCCACTGAGCCTGAGCCTGGACGACGCCGACATTACCCTGGGGCCGGATGGCCGGGATGTGGCGGTGATTGACCTGCGGGGCCAGGTGGCCCTGAATGCGCTGATGGCAAAGTTGCCGGTGGATATTGCCCTGAAGGTGGAAGGTGCTCCGGTTTACGACAGTACGGAAAAAGCGATCTTCATCAGGCGGCTGCAGTTGCTGGAAAGCAGCATTGATTCGCCATTTTTCAAAGGTGACCTGAAGCCGGTTACCGACACGGTGATGCGGCTTGTCGCCCAGATGCTGGAGACCATGCCGGTGTATCGTCTTGACGAGGCCAATTTTGCCCAGAGAATGTTCGGTATGATGCCCGTGGATGTGCGGGTGGCGCCGGGCCGGCTTGAGTTTGTTATGGCAGACGAGTAA
- a CDS encoding pyridoxal phosphate-dependent aminotransferase: protein MAEAANQETGQTKPRRVKYRKTKASWNPAMQAVPVPGIRRMVNMAATMKDVIHLSIGQPDLPTPKHIIDAYIDALNAGQTGYTMDAGLPELLVALRDYYGKRYNRKLTRDNILITSGATEAMYLAISATSAPGRQFIVTDPSFLLYAPLIRMNGGEVKFVPTRAENNHQLDPDEVIRAMGSRTFALILNNPNNPTGAVYPRSTVETILEECAYRGIQVYADEVYDHLIFDDDDFASVLNCSMDLDNIMCISSFSKTYSMAGLRIGWVISSQAAIKSLRRYHMFTTSVANTPSQFAGVAALTGDQQCVRDMVNIYRERRDKVVELIDQTPYMTGYKPGGAFFAFPELPPHVDGSDLALRMLKETGVCLVPGDAFGEGCTNAVRISFSTTCEKLEQAFDRIIPWMAKQQF from the coding sequence ATGGCAGAAGCCGCCAACCAAGAAACCGGCCAGACCAAACCGCGCAGAGTGAAGTACCGGAAGACCAAGGCCAGTTGGAACCCTGCCATGCAGGCGGTTCCGGTACCGGGCATCCGGCGCATGGTGAACATGGCGGCCACCATGAAAGATGTGATTCATCTTTCCATCGGTCAGCCGGATCTGCCGACACCCAAGCATATTATTGATGCCTACATTGATGCCCTGAACGCAGGTCAGACCGGCTATACCATGGATGCCGGACTACCGGAGTTGCTGGTGGCGCTGCGTGACTACTACGGCAAGCGGTACAACCGGAAGCTGACCCGGGACAATATCCTGATCACCAGTGGCGCCACGGAGGCCATGTACCTGGCCATTTCCGCGACCTCCGCGCCGGGCCGGCAGTTTATCGTAACGGACCCGTCGTTCCTGCTGTACGCTCCTCTGATCCGGATGAACGGCGGCGAGGTGAAGTTTGTGCCAACCCGGGCGGAGAACAATCATCAGTTGGATCCGGACGAAGTCATCCGTGCCATGGGCTCGCGCACTTTCGCTCTCATTCTGAACAACCCCAACAACCCGACCGGGGCCGTTTACCCGCGCAGCACGGTGGAAACCATTCTTGAAGAATGCGCCTATCGGGGCATTCAGGTCTATGCGGATGAGGTCTACGATCATCTCATCTTTGACGACGACGACTTTGCCAGCGTACTCAACTGCTCGATGGACCTGGACAACATCATGTGCATCAGCAGCTTCTCGAAAACCTACAGCATGGCGGGTTTGCGGATCGGCTGGGTGATTTCGAGCCAGGCAGCGATCAAGTCATTGCGGCGGTATCATATGTTCACCACGTCGGTAGCCAATACGCCGTCCCAGTTCGCGGGTGTGGCCGCGCTGACCGGTGACCAGCAGTGTGTGCGGGATATGGTGAATATCTACCGCGAGCGCCGCGACAAGGTGGTTGAGCTGATTGACCAGACTCCCTACATGACCGGGTACAAGCCAGGCGGCGCCTTCTTTGCGTTCCCCGAGCTGCCACCCCATGTGGACGGTTCGGATCTGGCCCTCCGTATGCTCAAGGAAACCGGCGTCTGTCTGGTGCCGGGCGATGCCTTCGGGGAAGGATGTACTAACGCCGTGCGGATCAGTTTCTCCACCACCTGCGAGAAACTCGAGCAGGCGTTTGATCGAATCATTCCCTGGATGGCAAAACAACAGTTCTGA